Sequence from the Candidatus Omnitrophota bacterium genome:
TTTCGTTAACGGCCATAGCCGCGGATGCGCCATCCGCTAAGGCATCGACCGCCAAGACATATCCCGTAGGGCCCATACAGAAAGCGGAAAGAGGGTTTTCTAATGCCGTTTTCGGTTGGACAGAGATACCTAAGAGGATAGTAGATGAGTCGAAAGCGTCGAACCCGGTAAAGGGACTTTTCCTGGGGTTGTGGCAGGGTAGCTGTAAGGCATTCGCGCGGACGGCATCAGGCGTTGTCGACATGGCAACGTTCCCGGTAGGGCAGTATGACAAACCGGTCATTACGCCGGATATGCCAGCTGCGAAGTAAGCGGGATCAAGGGAAAATGCGAAAGCGGGCGGTTTATAACCGCTCGCTTTTGTTATATATATAATATTATAGATATTCTTGACGTAACGGCGTTTTGTGTGTTATACTTCTCGGCATAGGTGACAAATGAAGCAAAAACTACCTGAGAGAAGACGATTTTTAAGGGTCAATGTGCCCTTGAATATCAACGTTAGCTGCAGTGGTGTAAGCGGGGTCACGGCGCAGGTCAAGAACGTATCCCCCGTCGGTCTGGGTATAGAGATCTTAAGAGAGCTTAAGATAGCCCAGAACCTTGATCTGGAACTTTTTTTGCCCGGGGAGAACGCTCCAGTTGTTCTTAAGGGCATTGTTGCGTGGCAGGCAAAGAAAAGTCTTGAAGACAGCTCACCATATGACGTCGGTATCGAGATAATGGATATATCCGACCGAGACAAAAATAAATTCCTTAAATACCTTTGTGATCTTCTTTACGGTTCCGTCAATGATGTCAGGTGTTAGCCACATTTACAGGAGGTGTGCTTTGAGGTCCATTTTTATGGCAGTCGCGGTGTGTATGATGGCAATGAATTTGGTCGGATGCGCGGAGATAGATGTTCCGTCCCCCGGCCGCATGATAAAAGATCCATTAAGCGGAGGTTTGACCCGCGGCATGTCGAAGAGCCAGGTCATGAATATCTATGGCCAGCCTGGCGTAAAACGTACGGTCGAGTCCGCAGATTGGGGAGCGACAAGAGAGGAATGGTATTATAACGCCAAATATACCGGTCTTCCTGTAGGAGCAGGATATCTCACTGAAGACCTGTATCTGTATTTTGACGGGGATAGCCTGACCAACATAAGCAAAACGCCGATAGGGACCAGTTCTACGGCAGACCAGGATGATACACAGCAGATCAAATAACGGCATCGCTGAACATTCATGTAATTAATAAGGAGAGTTAACATGTTTAGGACATTATGTAAGTCAAAGATCACCAACGCGGTCATTACAGGTAAGGAACTGCAATATGATGGCAGTATAGGGATCGATAAGACGATCATGGAAGCTTCGGATATATTGGCCGGAGAACAGGTACACGTGCTTAACGCGAACAACGGAGAGCGTTTCACGACGTATGTTATAGAGGAAAAGCCGAATTCCGGACGGATCATACTGTATGGTCCCGCTGCCCGGAAAGGTGAGGTGGGGGATGGTCTGGTCATTCTTTCCTATTGCTTGCTGGAAACGAAGGAAAGCCATAACTTTTCGATGAGGACCATATCTCTGGCAAAGAACAACCAATGCAAGATCAAGTAATGGATGGATTATCTTTAAGGACATTCCCGGACGATTGTCTGAGAAAAAGGACGGAGCCAGTAACAGAGTTTGGAAAATGGCTTACTGATGTTTTGCGCGAAATGGCTAATATCATGTACCTGAACCAGGGGTGTGGTCTGGCCGCTCCCCAGGTCGGTCTCGACAAAAATATATTCGTCACGGATGTGGACGATGACCTGTGTTTTTTCGTCAATCCCGAGATCGTAGAAAGATCGGCGGACCTGGAGGCCATGGACGAAGGATGCCTTAGCCTTCCAGGGGTGACCGTTAGGGTAAAACGTCCGGCAAGGATCCGGATACAGGCTCAGGACAGCAATGGGACCAGTTTTTTCAGGGATCTTGACGGTTTGGCCGCGAGAGCCGCGCAACATGAATACGACCACCTTAACGGCCGGCTTATCATAGACAACCTGAATCCTATACAGGGTTTTATCGCGAAAAAGAAACTTATGAACATCAAGGCCAGCGCTGACGGCGCAATAAGAACATGTGAGGTGGTTTGCAATGCTCGAAAAAAAGATCGCGGAAGAACTTAATCTATCCCTGAAAAGCGGCGATAAGTTAAAATTATCCGTTTGCCGGATGATAATGTCGGAGATAAAGAATCGCAAGATCGAGGAGAGGACCAAGGACCATTTGTCCGACGATCTGACGATATCGGTAATACGTAAGATGGTCAAACAACATCTTGAGTCCATCGACCAGTTCGAAAAAGGCGGCCGGTCCGACCTGGCGGATAAAGAGAAACAGGAACTTGTGATACTGGAGGGGTATTTGCCCGCGCAGATGCCTGAGGGAGAGGTCTTAGTAGTGGTTGAGGATGTCGTGAGATCGACAGGCGCTTCCTCTGTCAAGGATATGGGCCGTGTTATTAAAGAGGTTATGGCCCGGACGCAAGGACGCGCTGACGGAAAGACCGTCAGCGATATGGTTAGAAAAAGGTTGAACTAGTTATACAAGACGAAAGGGGAGAAAAGGATGAACGCTAACACGACCAGAAAGATATTCGCGGCCATAGGCGTAGTTGTCCTGGTGGCGGGTATAGGGGCTTTGACCTGCAGCGCGGAAAGCGCAAAAAAAAGCCTTAAGGAAAAAGCTAAAGACGCTGGAAGGGCTACGATAAATTACCCGGCTAATGTAGTAAAAGAATCAGCCGATATCGTAGGCTCGGCCGCCAAGGGGACTGTAAATACCGTCGGCAATACGCTTAACGCTACCGGCCAGACCTTGACGGGGGATGTTGACAAGGCTAAAGACATAGTTGTCGCCCCGGTCGAAGGTACTGTCGAGACCGTTAAAGATGCCACAGTAAGCACCGTGGAGATGCCGGTTACCGCAGCTAAGACGACCGCGGAACAGAATAATTAGTTAATGATCTTATCCGTAGCGGAGGCGTAGGCCTCCGCTACGGATATTATCTCAGCATCACATTTCATCAAAAAGTGGATATAATAATTTTTTGCATTTTACTCGGGTTTTCCGCATTCTTTTCCGGTTCGGAAACCTCCTTTCTGTCCCTGGACAAGTTCCGTATCAAACAACTGGAATCGGATGTCTCTCCTGCCGCGCGCAGGGTGGTCTCGCTTCTTTCCGGGCCGTATAAGCTGCTGGTTACCATTCTTATAGGCAACATGCTGGTTAACATAGCCGCCAGCTCCGTTCTCGCGGACGCTATGTACGCGCTTTTAGGGGAAAAAAGCCTTGGTGTGTCCATTGTTTCCATGACGGTCATAATATTGATATTTGGCGAGGTTACTCCCAAGATGTTCGCGTTGTCAAACGCGGAACATTTCGCGAAAACAGTCTCGTTGCCGCTCAGATTTTTCGAGATGCTATTTTCCCCGTTACGTCTGGTTTTCGTTAACATTGCTCATACCATTCTCAGGACGTTCGGGTTCAAGCTATCGTCGGCCCAGCAGAATATCACGCTTGACGAGATCAAGTCGTTCTTTTCTCTGGGGAGGACCAGGGGGGTCGTTAAGGAAAAAGAACAGGATATGATCGAGAATATACTGGAGTTCAAGGAGCTGAACGTGGCGGATATCATGACGCCGCGGATAAATATAGTGGCCCTGGACATTAACGCGCCAAAGGAAGACCTGGTGCGTGAGATAAAGGACAGCCAAAATTCGAGGTACCCGGCATATGTCCACACAATAGACAACATTGTGGGTATCATACATGCCAAAGAATATTTATTGGACCCGAACGTGCCCGTCAGGGAGATCCTTAAAAAACCGTTTTTTGCCCCGGAGAGCATGAAGATAGACGATCTCCTGCGGGAATTACAGCGTAGACATACGCATCTTGCTATTGTTACCGATGAATATGGAGTCACGTCAGGGGTGGTTACGGTGGAGGATGTGCTTGAGGAGATAGTCGGAGAGATAAAGGACGAGCGAGACCACGAGCCTCCACCAATAAGGAAGATCGACCAGAAAACCTACCTGGTCGATGGACAGACCCATATTGATAAGGTGAACGATGAGATTGGTACGGAGTTGGTCTCGGATGAGGTGGATACTATAGGCGGGTATTTCACGCTAAAGTTCGGCCGTATGCCTCAGGCCGGAGATCGCATAGAATGTGATGGGTTTGCCATAACAGTAAGGGATGTTTCCAAGAACAGAATAACCAGTTTGACATTTGAGAGATCATGATACCACTTTATACGATACTTGTTGTCGCGGCCATATTTTTCCATGCGTTCTTTACGGCCTCGGAGATGGCGTTCACCAGCGTGAACAGGGTAAGGCTTCGGTCCCTTGTCGACGCCGGCAGCAGGCCAGCTATACGTTTACATGATTTTCTAAAGGACGAGGGCGCTTATCTCGGGACCACCCTTGTCGGGACGAATATCTCGGTTGTCATCTCATCGGTCCTCGCTACGCGTATTTTCATGGAGTATTTCCCCCAAGAGACAGTATCAGTGCTTGTGACTTTGATAATGGTGCCCCTCACCTTGATGTTCGCGGAAATAATCCCCAAGATACTGGCCAGGCAGTTCGCGACCACTATGGCCTTACGTCTTGTATATCCGATCGGCAGTTTCAATAAGATATTCCGCCCCGTGATAAGCGTGGTCAATTTTATCGCTCGTCGCATCATTTCCCCTATAAGAGGAGGGCAGGCCAGGACCAGGCCCACGGTGACGAAAAGTGACCTGAAAAAACTGCTTTATCTCGGGCATGAAATGGGCACGGTAGAAGCCGGCGAAGTGGAACTTATACACAAGGTCCTGGATTTTGGGACAAAGAAGGCGGGATCTATAATGGTCCCTCTTTACAGGCTATCGTCGATATCCGCGGAGGATCCCGTGTCAGACCTGAAAAAACTTGTAGCGCTGACCGGATTTTCCCGGATCCCGGTATACCGGGAACGTAAGAACAATATAGTTGGCATCATAAACATATATGATATACTCTATACGAACGGGGCCGGCGTGGACGATATGCCGGTACAGAAATTCATGCGGGAGCTTGTCTATCTCGATAAAGATGACGGGCTCGATATAGCGCTCGCGAGACTTAGACATCGGAAACAACCGATGGGTATTGTCGCCGACCAGATGTCCCAGATCGTAGGCATTGTGACCATAGAGGATATTCTTGAGGAGTTAGTGGGGGAACTCGAGGACACGAGGTGAGAAAATGAGTCTTATATTCGTTATTCCCGTTATTGTTGTGATAATCATATCCGCTTTGATCGTAAAAATAACGTCGGTAGCTTTGAACCTTACAGGCCTGGAAAAGCACAAAGCATTTTTTCAGACGTTATCGGCTTTTACCGGCACGGGGTTTACGACCAGGGATTCTGAGCTTATCGTCAATAACAACATAAGAAGGAATATCATAATCTTCCTGATGATAACAGGTAACGCGGGACTGGTTTCCATCGTAACTACGCTTATGATGTCTTTTTTCAAGGGTGGGATGTTGTTCACGCCTGTCCTGATCAACATGGCGGCCATACTTCTGGTGGTGCTTGTTATAATCAAGTTGTCGTCAAATAAGGTATTCGCGCGCAAATTCACGAAGAAGATACAGGAAAAGCTGATAAAGAGCCCCACGTTCACAAAGCGCCCGGTCGAAGAGATATTGCATCTGGCTGAAGGATACGGGATAGCTGAAGTGACGCTGGGGGAAGAGTGTGTAGACATAGGGAAAACGCTGATCAACTCATCTTTCAGGCAGAACGATATTCTTATACTGGCTATTGAGCGGGGGACCAGTGTCATTCCGGCGCCTCACGCGACCGATAGCCTCGACGTGAACGATACGTTAATATGTTATGGTAAGTTGGCCAACATTGTTAAGATAGGTAAAGAGAAAAAATGACCACGAGGTTGCCCGGACCGGGTGAGCGCGGGGATCTCATGAAAACACGTATGGAGGTTATATGGTCAAGTATATAGTTCTATGTTCATTGCTTGCAGCGTCTCTTTTAGCGGCAGGTTGCGGAGAGACCGTTAGCGGCCTGGGTAAGGACGCCAGGCGGATAGGTTCGGGGATACATAAGGTCTTTATACGGGAATGACCGGCAACAATACGGGAAAAAGGGCAGTCTTGAATGACCTGCCCTTTTTATTTCCATGAAAACGGCTACCAGAACAGATCTCATCAAAAAGGCTTTATCACGGCTTCAGAAGCGCATGGATCCATGTGGGCTGTGTCCCAGGAAATGTTCAGTGAACAGACGTAATGGAGAACGCGGGAAGTGCGGCGCGGGTATGCGTGCCCGGGTCTATACTTATATGGCGCATTATGGTGAGGAGCCTCCCGTGTCAGGTTCACACGGCTCCGGGACCATATTCTTTTCTGGCTGCAATATGTCATGTGTATATTGTCAGAACTATAAGTTCAGCCAGGCCGCCATGGGGAGGGAGCTTTCCGCCCAGGAGCTTGCGGATGTCATGCTTAACCTGCAGGATAAGGGATGCCATAATATAAACCTGGTTTCCCCGACGCCGTACGTGCCACAAATACTTGAAGCGTTAATTCCGGCTATAGACCGCGGGTTGTCTGTCCCTATTGTGTACAATACGGGAGGGTATGACCTGGTCGATGTACTGTCCGATCTGGAAGGTATCGTGGATATTTACCTGCCGGATATGCGATATGCCGACAACGAATGGGCCCTGAAATTCTCCGGTATACCGGATTATGTCGAAAATAATCGTGCCGTAGTGAGAGAAATGATACGGCAAGTGGGGACCAGGCCGGTATTTTCCGGGGACATCATGACCAAAGGACTCATCGTGCGTCTTCTGATGCTTCCGAACGGGATATCCGGGACAGATCTAACGCTTGATTTCCTTGAGTCACAAGTGGGGACAGATCTTTATTTGAGCCTTATGAGCCAGTACTATCCGGCCTATCGCGCTGATGGGATGCCTGAAGTCTCGCGTAAAATCAAAAAAAGTGAGTATGATGCGGTCCTTCGTAAAATGTCAGAATGTGGGTTCCATAACGGCTGGATACAGCCTTTTGGAGAGTTTGAAACTAGGTTTGCTGGTGAGAATTTCGAGCCTGTTTGAACAGCCCATTATTTCAAAACTAATATTTGATTTATAAGCTGGTGTGAGATAAACTTATATAAAATGAACATAACTCTAGGGGAGTCGTGGAGAAAAAAAAGCTAGTGGCTGTGGTGGATGACAGCCCGGACATCCTGAAAATCGTATCTTTACATCTTGAGAAGGCCGGTTTTTTGTCGCGTTGTTTCAAGAACGCCGGGAGTTTTCTTAACTCCTTGAAGAGTGAAACGCCGGATTTTCTTATACTTGACCTGATCTTGCCTGATATGGACGGTTTTGACGTGTGTAAGCACATGCGTTCAGATCCCGCTCTGAAGAACATTCCCATACTGATGCTTACCGCGAAAGACGAAGAAGTGGACAAAGTCCTCGGGCTGGAATTGGGCGCTGATGATTATGTGACAAAACCATTCATGCCCAGAGAACTTATGGCCCGTGTCAAGACCATCCTTAAACGCTATGAAAGGCCGGAAGAAGAGAGTGACAGTACTATAAGATTCGGTGATCTTTTAAGCATAGACGAAACCCGGCATGAAGTCATTTTGAACGGCAAATCCCTTGTTTTTACCCCTACAGAGTTCAAGATACTCAAACTTCTGTGCGCATCGCCCGGGCAGGTCTTTACCCGGGAAGCTATATTAAAGCATTTATGGGGAAGCGAGAAAGTCGTCGTAAAGCGTACGGTTGATGTACACATACGGCATATACGGGAAAAACTCGGCAAATACGCTGATATAGTAAAGAATGTCCCGGGCGTAGGGTATAAATCCGAACTCTAGTCTTTAGTCCACTTGCCAGAACTCTCAACCTCTGAAAGCAGCATTTCTATCTCCGCCTCTTTTTCCAGATTTGAATTGTTCAGGTCGTTTATTGTTTCTTTCTGGCTTGTGATTATAGCGTTCAATCGTTCGAGTTCGTGATTTTTAGCGTTCAGGTCCGATATGTGGGTTTTCATCGATGAAGCGTGTTCAGAGGAAAGTTCTTCATATTTGGCGGTAAGGAACGAGATCATTTCATCCTTTTTCAGCACTGAGCCGGATGTGGTGTCCTCTACTTTTTTCAGGGAGAGACTGTTGTATGCCATTATCGCGAAAAGGAAAGAGAGAAGTATCGCTCCGGTCAATACTCGCAATAGGGATGTTCTTTTTGGGCGAGGTATCGCGGATAATTTTTCGTTGGTGGTAGCGAACGCGTTATGTATCTCATCAAGCCTTTGAGTGAGTGTCTTAGTGTCTTTTTGCAGGTAAGCGATATCAGAAATAGACTTTTCCAGTGTTGTGACGACCGAACGGACCTGTTCGATCTTTCCCAGCAGAAGCTCGGTTTTCCCGTCTTGTGAATACATATCGATATCCCGGGTGAGGGGGATGTCATGTGTGTGCGGCTGGTCTCCCTGGCTGTCATCGTCATCGTTGGAGGACAGCCATCCGGAGTTTGGTGCCGGGCCGTCAAAGCCGAGTAAAGTCTCAACATTTATGTTCGGATATTCCCTCTGAACATCGTTCTTCAATACATATAAGCTGTTCTCATGATTTATGGCAAGCAGGCGTTTATCTCGTATCTCATCTTTGACTATAGTAGTTGGAACGCCTAAGGCAGTTGAAAGTCGATTCAACTCGATAAACTCACGACCCAATCCATCTCGATATGTAGTCATAGTTTTTCTAACCTCCTCAAGATGTAGTATATATTAAATTACCTATTATGTCAAATTTATAAAATACGCTTATATATATAAAATACATGAAAGTAAATATTAAATAATAATTAACTAAATAAAAATCCAGTTTTAATTGCATTTCATAACAATCTAAGTATACTTAATATAGATACTAAAACTGGTTCTTTTAAATGGATTTTTTGAAAAAGGCAACCTCCGTGAAAGCGGAAGGGCGCAAAGCTATAAGAGCCTAAGACCTCAAGGGGTTACGGTAGTCAGCTGCCAAAGAGAGAAGGTATACATTGACCCATGGCTATTATAGTCATGGGTTTTTTTATCCCCCGTAGCCAGATAGGATATGAGTAGATAGGCGTAGGAGGATTATTTAGGGGCAAAGAGATGAAGATGACGGGACTGCTGAAGAGAACGGTGAGCGTACTTGTGGTGTTCAGTTTTTTGAACGCTCAGGTGGCGTATTCTCTCCCACAGGACGTTGAGGTGGTGGAAGGCGCGGCGGATGTTAACATAGAAGGCGCGACGATGACGATAAACGCCGACGCCGGCACTATCCTGAATTATTCCTCGTTCGACCTTGCCGAGGGGGAGTCAGTGATAATAAACCTGCCGGGGATAGACGCGGATATACTTAACCGTGTTATCGGCGCCGGCGCGTCGAACATAGCGGGGGCCATCTCATGTAACGGGCTTTTCATACTCGTGAACACTAGCGGTATATATCTCGCGTCGACGGCGAATATCGACGTTGGCAGTCTGGTGCTTTCCACGCGGGATATCACTAACTCTGATTTTGTTAACGGGAAGTATTTCTTCCAGAAGATCTCGGAGGAAGCGCTGGATACGCTCCTTAAGAACGCGGGCACGATAAACGTGCGTGAAGGCGGGTTCGGCGTCCTTATAGCGGGAGCGATAGAGAACTCGGGTATGATCGTGGCGCCTATGGGGCGTATACACCTGGCCGCGGGAGACGCGGTGACACTCGCGCTTTCGAGTGACGGGCTTATAAGTGTCGCGATAGACGAGAAGGTGGCGTCGACGATACATGATATGGACGGGAACCCGATAACCGACCAGATAACGAATACCGGTTCGATCATAGCCGACGGCGGGGTAGTGGCTATAAGCGCCGAGTCGCTCACGGACATATTCAGGAACGCTATAAATCTTGATGGTATAGTGCAGGCGGATACGATGAGTTCTACTGCTGGCGAGATAAGTATAACCTCCTCGAGTGATATAACCCTCGGGGGTGGGATATCAGCCGTAGGGGGCATGATAGGAGTGATCTCGGAGGAAGGGTCGATAAGAGCCGAGGAGACATCGGAGATGACGGCGCAGGACGTATACGTGGAGGCCCAGAGGGACATATCTCTTGAGGGAACGATAGAGACGATGGAAGGTGGGCTTGTCGATCTCCACGCCCTTAACGGGTCGATGTACTCACATGGTTCCATAATAGCGCCTGAGGGGGAGATAAATGTGTGCGCGGCGTATGACCTTGACCTCGGGGGGTTCTACAAGGCGAGCCGCATGGTGTTCGACCCTGAGGAAGTGAACATAACGAGCGACTGGACGGGATCAGGGGATACGACGTTCTGGGCGACGGGGAACATAAATGTGCAGGCTAACATGACGCTGGAGGAAGGTAGCTTTTATTTCTATGCCGATTCCACCGATGCCAGCGGCACATATGACGACGGTTCGGGTACGTTCACGCAAAGCTCCAGCTCAACTATAACCGCTGATTATGATATATCCATAGACGGCTCCGGGAGCGTATCGGTGGGCGGAATAGTGTCTACTAGCGGTAGTCTTTATGTGGGGAATGTTACGGGGGATCATACGAATTCTTATGTAGCGGTTGTGAGTGACCTGAATGTTGCCGAAGATATATCATTAAGCTCATCGGGTGGTATCGGTGTATATACCGGCAATACCCTGCAGGCCAACAATATGGACATAAACGCTGACATGGACGGTAATGGTACCGGCTCGTTCTCCATGTTTTCCGGAACGGCTTTGACGCTTACAGGCGGAGACCTTTCAATAAGCGCGGGGGAGAATAGTACTTTGGAGGATATCTCCGGGGTCGATCTTTTTACGATAGGATCGACCACCGCGGCAGGGATAAGTTTTACGTGTGACGCGGCGAACACATTCAGCGTGGATACGTTCAAGACACTTGGCGACGGCTCCACGACTTTTGTGAGGGCGGTCGGTGATGGGACCAGTATCCCGCGGATGGTATACGATATAACACAGCTTCAGGCGATGCAGGATAACCTCAGTTGGGATTACCAACTTGCCAACAATATAGACGCGTCGGCGACTGCCGGCTGGAATTCAGGTGAAGGTTTCGTTCCTGTCGGGGATGATGTGTCGAAATTCACGGGCACATTTGATGGGGGGGGTAAAGTGGTCTCGGGACTTTTTGTGGACACCACACAGTCTTATACCGGCCTTTTTGGATATGTTTCCGGCGCTACATTATCTGACGTCGGGCTAGAAGATATCTCCATAACTGCTACTGTGTCGACCGGGTATGCCTATGTGGGCGGCTTATCCGGATATGCCCAGGATACGCTAGTAACTAACGTATATACAACCGGTTCTGTTGATGCTATCAGACCAGGTGGGGTTGCGTTTGGCGGTGGGTTAATAGGTTGCAACGAGGCCAGCGCGTTAGGGCAAGAGGCGAATATAACGAGTTCATATTCTTTGGCTGATGTGTCAGTGAACGCTCACTCTGGTTATGCGGGTGGGTTGATAGCCCAGAATTCCGCGAACGGTGGCGGGTCGGCGGATATCGCGGATTGTTATGCGACGGGCTCGGTTTCGATGACAGCTTCATCGTTTTATGCTATGGCGGGAGGGTTGGTCGGACAGAATGTGGCGTATGCCTTTGAAGGAGGACCATCGCTTCCATGTGCCAACATAACGGGTAGTTATGCTACGGGCGAGGTCCAGGCATCTTCAGGCGGAACGGGTGATGTATGCGCGGGAGGGTTAATAGGGTATAACACGACCACTGAAGATAATGCGCTCATAACGGATTCGTACGCCACGGGAAATGCTACCGCTTCAGGAGGTACTAGTACTTACGCGGGAGGGCTCATTGCGTATAATGACGCGATCTCAAATGGGGACGCGACCATTACAAGGTCGTACGCTACGGGAGACGCGTCGGCTACAGGGGCGGGAACGACATACGCTGGTGGCCTGGTCGGGTATATGGACGCGGCTATAATGTCCACGGCGGATGCCGTGGATTCTTTTGCTCTGGGAACGGCCACCGCAACGGGCGGCTCGACCAATTATGTTGGTGGGCTGGGAGGGTATATTGATATCGATAGGGATGTCTCTACCAGCAGGTGGTATAACGCTTCGAATACTGATGGTGTCGGTTCACTTGCCGATGGGGATACGTTGAAAGAAATAGCCGAGTATTTCACTGACGGCAGCTCAGAGATATATACAAACTGGGATTTCACGGTCGATGGGACCGGGGCGGGTTCGGGAACGTGGATCATGGCGGGTCTGCCGCACCTCCAGATGGAATGGACGGACACCATAACGACCCTGGAAGAGCTGCAGATGATCCTGCTGGACTATGACGTGTCATATACCCTTGCGAATGACATTGACGCGGCGGCGACGACGGGCTGGAATTGGAACAGCACACGTGGCGTGTATGAGGGGTTCAAGCCATTGACGCTTTTCTCCGCGACATTTGACGGTTCGGGGTATGAGATATCCGGACTTAACATTGACCGTACCGATACCAATATAGGGATGTTCGGAGTGGTCTTTGCCAGTACGATCCAGGATCTTTCCCTTTCTTCGGCCAGCATAACGCACAGTGACGCCGTAAGTTCTTATAATCTTGGGGGTGTGGCGGGGTTGGCATATAGCGCTTATCTCAACGACATATCGTTCTCGGGAACAGTTTCTGGCTCTACCAGTTCAGGTGACGCGTTTATCGGAGGTCTAACTGGATATATGAACGCCGGGGGCGTAAGCGGGATCAGTACTGCGGGGACCGTAACCGGGGCATCGAGCCTAGGCAAATGCTATGTGGGAGGGGTGATAGGGCAGTTATATACATCGGCCGCGGGGACCATCGAGGTAACGCTTTCCGATTCTTCTGCCGATGTCTCCGCGGATTCTGTGGGAGGATATAATTTCGTGGGAGGGCTTATCGGGTCCATAGAGCTGGCTGATTTCAACCTGGGAAGCGTTTGTAACGTTACTGATTCATACGCCACGGGGGACGTTTCCGGTAATACCACATTCACCCATGTTCTCGCCGGGGGACTTATAGGCAGGCTGTATATCGCGTACAATGCCGATGTTAACGTGGAAGATTGTTACGCCACAGGTGATGTTTCAGCTACGGGAACACAGCAGGCCCGTGCCGGGGGGTTGATGGGGCAATTTTCCTCAAATGGCGCTGAATCATACGTAACAATGAACAACTGCTACGCTACGGGAGATGTTACGGCGGTGGCCGGACTTACCGATGAGTATCCCGCTATGGCGGGTGGGCTGATAGGCTTGGTCCGGGCCGACGCGGACGGGACGACCATTATCAATAACTCTTTCGCAACGGGGACCGCTTCGGCCACGGGAGCCAGGCCGCGTGAATGCGGATTGGTAGGATGGGATGCCGGGGGAGAATACAAT
This genomic interval carries:
- a CDS encoding response regulator transcription factor encodes the protein MEKKKLVAVVDDSPDILKIVSLHLEKAGFLSRCFKNAGSFLNSLKSETPDFLILDLILPDMDGFDVCKHMRSDPALKNIPILMLTAKDEEVDKVLGLELGADDYVTKPFMPRELMARVKTILKRYERPEEESDSTIRFGDLLSIDETRHEVILNGKSLVFTPTEFKILKLLCASPGQVFTREAILKHLWGSEKVVVKRTVDVHIRHIREKLGKYADIVKNVPGVGYKSEL